The proteins below are encoded in one region of Gemmatimonadota bacterium:
- a CDS encoding PorV/PorQ family protein: MKRIIFGIFIAICCLFSAEASASARKAGFVLLREGVGARAAAMGEAQTAVVGEQTAAFWNPAGVAAMQGKHFILAHHRSFQGIKQGYGGWAYGNDRRGVALSLGVYGVGGLEARREPTATPAGTFSVYDLNAGLSYAQKIGPRIYVGFSVRALHENIGPESAWGMSADGGVLYRLSENLILGASYRNLGRMAQLDRERTPLPRVFRMGAAWFWRTWIATADFRLPAVGNRGGNFGLEYGVMGRLFLRGGIQTGHDTRMLSFGMGITRRNWRVDYAFVPASQGLGDSHRIAVGIR; encoded by the coding sequence GTGAAGCGCATTATTTTTGGCATTTTTATTGCGATATGTTGCCTGTTTTCCGCTGAGGCCAGTGCTTCGGCACGCAAGGCAGGTTTTGTACTGTTGCGCGAGGGGGTTGGTGCGCGCGCTGCTGCGATGGGCGAGGCACAGACCGCTGTGGTGGGCGAGCAGACTGCTGCGTTTTGGAATCCGGCAGGTGTGGCGGCTATGCAGGGCAAACATTTTATTCTGGCGCATCACCGATCATTTCAGGGGATTAAGCAGGGGTATGGCGGCTGGGCTTATGGCAATGATAGGCGCGGCGTTGCGCTGAGTTTGGGTGTTTATGGGGTTGGTGGATTGGAAGCGCGGCGAGAGCCGACCGCGACACCTGCGGGCACGTTTAGCGTTTACGATCTCAATGCGGGTCTGTCTTATGCACAGAAGATAGGACCGCGAATTTATGTGGGGTTTTCAGTTCGGGCATTGCATGAAAATATCGGGCCAGAGAGTGCGTGGGGGATGAGTGCAGATGGAGGGGTATTGTATCGCCTGTCTGAGAATTTGATTCTGGGGGCGTCGTATCGAAATTTGGGACGGATGGCGCAGTTAGACCGGGAACGCACCCCCTTGCCCCGGGTGTTTCGCATGGGGGCAGCGTGGTTCTGGCGCACGTGGATAGCAACGGCCGATTTTCGTCTGCCAGCAGTGGGCAACAGAGGTGGAAATTTTGGTTTGGAATACGGGGTGATGGGCAGGTTGTTTTTGCGCGGTGGGATTCAAACCGGGCACGACACGCGCATGTTGTCGTTTGGAATGGGTATTACGCGGCGCAACTGGCGGGTGGATTACGCTTTTGTGCCTGCATCGCAGGGGTTGGGCGATTCGCATCGCATTGCCGTGGGGATAAGGTGA